The Euzebya sp. genomic sequence TGCGCGTGCGCCGGCGGGCGCAGGCGTCGTGAGTCCATCTCGATCGCTCTGGAGCGGGTGACCGGAATCGAACCGGCGTCATCAGCTTGGAAGTATGGCCGGAGGGGGGGGCTGAGTCCAGCAAAACCCCAGGTCAGACCCGGTTTGGCTTGTCCGGTCGTGTCCGCTCAAGACCCCGATTTGCCACCGCTTATGGCACGTAGGTGGCACGAAACACGCCGGCTTGTCCGCAATGGGGCGGCGGTCCGCACATCCGACCCGTACGGGATCTGGTACGGTTATCCCATGTCGATCACGGCGAGCGAGGCCCGGCGCAACCTGTTCCCGTTGCTGCAGCAGGTCAACGACGACCGAGTGCCGGTGACGATCACGTCCAAGCGCGGTGATGCGGTGCTGTTGTCGAAGGCGGACTTCGACGCGTTGGAGGAGACCGCCCACCTGTTGCGGTCGCCGTCGAACGCCGTGCGGTTGTTGGAGAGCCTCGCCCAGGCGCAGCGTGGCGAGCGTGAGGTCCACGACCTGGACCGATGAGGCTGGTCTTCACCCCGAACGGGTGGGAGGACTACCGCCACTGGCAGTCGGCTGATCGTGCGACGTTGAAGCGGATCAACCGGCTGATCGACGACGTGCTGCGGGATCCGTTCAGCGGGATCGGGAAGCCCGAGCCGTTGCGGCACGGGCTGGCGGGGTGTTGGTCACGTCGCATCACCGACGAGCACCGCCTGGTCTACCTGGTCGACGTCGAGGACGTGGTCATCCTGCAGGCCCGCTACCACTACTGAGTGTCGGGTCATGGGCTGGGTCAGCGGCGGATCCGGCCCGCCGCAGGGCGACGGTTGGCGTCGATCCAGGTCTCGATGTCGTCTGGGTCGAAGCGGAGGAGGTGGCCCCACTTGATGTAGGGGATGCGGCGTTCGTGGACGAGGCGGCGCATGTGGCGGACGTCGACGCCGAGGGGTCAGCGACCTCGGCGATGGTCATGAGCCGGTCTGGGCTGGCGGTGTCGGGCGGGGTCATGCGCGGGCTCCTGGTCGTGCCGGTCCGGGCGAGGTGTGGATCGCGTGTCCGCAGGTCGCGCGGTCGTGCCAAGTTGGCACCGCCGTAGGGGTCCCGTGCAGACCGGGTTCGGCCTCTGGCCTGCGCTTCTGG encodes the following:
- a CDS encoding type II toxin-antitoxin system Phd/YefM family antitoxin yields the protein MSITASEARRNLFPLLQQVNDDRVPVTITSKRGDAVLLSKADFDALEETAHLLRSPSNAVRLLESLAQAQRGEREVHDLDR
- a CDS encoding Txe/YoeB family addiction module toxin, translating into MRLVFTPNGWEDYRHWQSADRATLKRINRLIDDVLRDPFSGIGKPEPLRHGLAGCWSRRITDEHRLVYLVDVEDVVILQARYHY